The following proteins are encoded in a genomic region of Lutra lutra chromosome 16, mLutLut1.2, whole genome shotgun sequence:
- the GGT6 gene encoding glutathione hydrolase 6 isoform X3 has translation MMRTMRKRPLSWSFRIPGGPTTPWAMCSHLGRELLIAGGNVVDAGVGAALCLAVVHPHTTGLGATFWALFHNSSSGSPTALMPGPAQPLAPGLQLPSALPSLRLLHARFGRLPWPRLLGGPASLAQDGFLVDTALATALAARGTKGLCPLLCHADGTPLGPGARATNPKLAAVLRLAAQAPDLAGDALLSLLVRDLGLRRPQSRPLPTLEPAVQQAIPQGILSTTPGPSACPELLAMVGAALHSGEPSPDPCPARSPAPVGPVGTVLATVDSGGSVLLLTSSLSSPFGSGRLSPSTGVLLSDLGAKPIDNAWACPLLLHGSSDDTEADMLGLVASGTPAVARVVTRALLSHLAGPQTQVQHQRRQGPTRSTSVCGQGTLLQVAVQAEHAHVSSVPSSCCTVQGF, from the exons ATGATGAGGACGATGAGGAAGAGACCTCTGAGCTGGTCGTTTCGAATTCCTGGAGGCCCCACAACTCCTTGGG CCATGTGCTCCCACCTGGGCCGAGAGCTGCTCATCGCCGGGGGCAACGTCGTGGACGCGGGAGTGGGAGCAGCTTTGTGTCTGGCGGTGGTGCACCCTCACACCACGGGGCTAG GTGCCACGTTCTGGGCCCTCTTCCACAACAGCTCCTCGGGCAGCCCAACTGCCCTGATGCCGGGCCCTGCGCAGCCCCTGGCCCCCGGCCTGCAGCTGCCGTCCGCCCTGCCCAGCTTGCGCCTGCTGCACGCGCGCTTCGGCCGCCTGCCGTGGCCACGGCTGCTGGGGGGTCCTGCCTCGCTGGCTCAAGATGGCTTCCTGGTAGACACAGCCCTGGCCACAGCTCTGGCAGCCCGGGGCACAAAGGGCCTCTGTCCACTACTGTGCCATGCTGATGGAACCCCCCTGGGCCCCGGGGCCCGAGCCACCAATCCCAAACTTGCTGCCGTGCTGCGCCTAGCGGCCCAAGCCCCAGACCTGGCCGGGGATGCCCTACTGAGCCTGCTGGTCAGAGACCTGGGGCTGCGGAGGCCCCAATCCAGGCCCCTGCCCACCCTAGAGCCCGCGGTGCAGCAAGCCATACCCCAAGGCATCCTGTCTACCACCCCTGGCCCCTCAGCCTGCCCAGAGCTGCTGGCGATGGTAGGGGCAGCCCTGCACTCAGGAGAGCCCAGCCCCGACCCCTGCCCGGCACGCTCACCAGCTCCCGTGGGCCCTGTGGGCACTGTCCTGGCCACTGTAGACAGCGGTGGCTCGGTGCTGCTCCTTACCTCCTCACTCAGCAGCCCCTTTGGCTCCGGACGCCTGTCCCCTAGCACTGGGGTTCTCCTTAGTGACCTGGGGGCCAAGCCTATAGACAATGCCTgggcctgccccctcctcctccatggAAGCTCGGATGACACAGAGGCTGACATGTTAGGGCTGGTGGCTTCGGGAACTCCTGCGGTGGCCAGAGTTGTGACTCGTGCCCTCCTCAGTCACCTGGCTGGGCCCCAGACCCAGGTCCAGCACCAGCGACGGCAGGGACCGACACGGAGCACTAGCGTTTGTGGCCAAGGGACCCTGCTCCAGGTGGCTGTCCAGGCAGAGCATGCCCATGTCTCCAGTGTCCCCAGCAGCTGCTGCACTGTCCAGGGGTTCTAA
- the SMTNL2 gene encoding smoothelin-like protein 2 isoform X2, with translation MEPGSDAEEARTVREALGRYEAALEGAVRALHEDMQGLQRGVERRVAEALRLAGPLARTVADLQRDNQRLQAQLERLTRQVEALGTGPSPAAGTPGTPSPPPGVPGRAPRLGTARFASHATFSLSGRSQSLDHQDEAGEPEARRALDAYVVENGHQPGAGLGDGPPETAQTFLAPQPPKPRPMSLSLRLPHQPVTAVTRVSERFSGETSATALSPTSAAVLGGPSLSPSEPTTAWTPGPSEKSPCVPRSGAGYGAALAGRDGDSPTLATPPRSPPSPPPPATTQARRRELVRSQTLPRTSGAQARKALFEKWEQDTAGKGKGEARAKLKRSQSFGVASASSIKQLLLEWCRKKTLGYQHVDLQNFSSSWSDGMAFCALVHSFFPDAFDYSALSPAQRQKNFELAFSMAENLANCERLIEVEDMMVMGHRPDPMCVFTYVQSLYNHLRRFE, from the exons ATGGAGCCGGGCTCCGACGCCGAGGAGGCGCGCACGGTGCGGGAGGCGCTGGGCCGCTACGAGGCGGCGCTGGAGGGCGCGGTGCGCGCGCTGCACGAGGACATGCAGGGGCTGCAGCGCGGCGTGGAGCGGCGCGTGGCCGAGGCGCTGCGCCTGGCCGGCCCGCTGGCGCGCACCGTGGCCGACCTGCAGCGCGATAACCAGCGGCTGCAGGCGCAGCTCGAGCGCTTGACGCGGCAGGTGGAGGCTCTGGGGACCGGGCCGTCCCCCGCGGCCGGCACTCCGGGCACGCCCAGCCCTCCGCCCGGTGTCCCCGGCCGCGCACCCCGCCTGGGCACCGCGCGCTTCGCTAGCCACGCCACCTTCTCGCTGTCCGGCCGCAGCCAG AGCCTGGACCACCAGGACGAAGCTGGTGAACCAGAGGCGCGGAGAGCCTTGGATGCGTATGTCGTCGAGAATGGGCACCAGCCAGGGGCAG GTCTGGGTGATGGACCCCCGGAGACTGCCCAAACCTTCCTGGCACCACAGCCTCCGAAGCCGCGTCCCATGAGCCTCTCCTTGCGGCTGCCCCACCAGCCCGTCACAGCTGTCACGCGGGTCTCGGAGAGGTTCTCGGGGGAGACCTCGGCCACAGCTCTCTCTCCCACGTCCGCCGCCGTCCTGGGGGGTCCCAGCCTGAGCCCCAGTGAGCCCACCACGGCCTGGACTCCCGGTCCCAGCG AGAAGAGCCCTTGTGTCCCGCGGTCCGGTGCCGGCTATGGGGCAGCGCTGGCAGGCAGGGATGGTGACAG CCCAACCCTGGCAACACCACCCCGGTCGCCCCCATCCCCCCCGCCGCCAGCCACGACCCAGGCCCGGCGCCGGGAGCTGGTGAGGTCGCAGACACTGCCCCGCACATCGGGGGCGCAGGCCCGGAAGGCCTTGTTTGAGAAGTGGGAGCAGGACACCGCGGGCAA GGGCAAAGGGGAGGCGCGGGCCAAGTTGAAGCGGTCCCAGAGCTTCGGGGTGGCCAGCGCCAGCAGCATCAAGCAGCTCCTGCTGGAGTGGTGTCGTAAGAAGACGCTTGGCTACCAG CACGTGGACCTGCAGAACTTCTCCTCCAGCTGGAGCGACGGGATGGCCTTCTGTGCCCTGGTGCACTCCTTCTTCCCTGACGCCTTTGACTACAGTGCCCTGAGCCCCGCGCAGCGGCAGAAGAACTTTGAGCTGGCCTTCTCCATGGCTGA
- the GGT6 gene encoding glutathione hydrolase 6 isoform X4, with translation MCSHLGRELLIAGGNVVDAGVGAALCLAVVHPHTTGLGATFWALFHNSSSGSPTALMPGPAQPLAPGLQLPSALPSLRLLHARFGRLPWPRLLGGPASLAQDGFLVDTALATALAARGTKGLCPLLCHADGTPLGPGARATNPKLAAVLRLAAQAPDLAGDALLSLLVRDLGLRRPQSRPLPTLEPAVQQAIPQGILSTTPGPSACPELLAMVGAALHSGEPSPDPCPARSPAPVGPVGTVLATVDSGGSVLLLTSSLSSPFGSGRLSPSTGVLLSDLGAKPIDNAWACPLLLHGSSDDTEADMLGLVASGTPAVARVVTRALLSHLAGPQTQVQHQRRQGPTRSTSVCGQGTLLQVAVQAEHAHVSSVPSSCCTVQGF, from the exons ATGTGCTCCCACCTGGGCCGAGAGCTGCTCATCGCCGGGGGCAACGTCGTGGACGCGGGAGTGGGAGCAGCTTTGTGTCTGGCGGTGGTGCACCCTCACACCACGGGGCTAG GTGCCACGTTCTGGGCCCTCTTCCACAACAGCTCCTCGGGCAGCCCAACTGCCCTGATGCCGGGCCCTGCGCAGCCCCTGGCCCCCGGCCTGCAGCTGCCGTCCGCCCTGCCCAGCTTGCGCCTGCTGCACGCGCGCTTCGGCCGCCTGCCGTGGCCACGGCTGCTGGGGGGTCCTGCCTCGCTGGCTCAAGATGGCTTCCTGGTAGACACAGCCCTGGCCACAGCTCTGGCAGCCCGGGGCACAAAGGGCCTCTGTCCACTACTGTGCCATGCTGATGGAACCCCCCTGGGCCCCGGGGCCCGAGCCACCAATCCCAAACTTGCTGCCGTGCTGCGCCTAGCGGCCCAAGCCCCAGACCTGGCCGGGGATGCCCTACTGAGCCTGCTGGTCAGAGACCTGGGGCTGCGGAGGCCCCAATCCAGGCCCCTGCCCACCCTAGAGCCCGCGGTGCAGCAAGCCATACCCCAAGGCATCCTGTCTACCACCCCTGGCCCCTCAGCCTGCCCAGAGCTGCTGGCGATGGTAGGGGCAGCCCTGCACTCAGGAGAGCCCAGCCCCGACCCCTGCCCGGCACGCTCACCAGCTCCCGTGGGCCCTGTGGGCACTGTCCTGGCCACTGTAGACAGCGGTGGCTCGGTGCTGCTCCTTACCTCCTCACTCAGCAGCCCCTTTGGCTCCGGACGCCTGTCCCCTAGCACTGGGGTTCTCCTTAGTGACCTGGGGGCCAAGCCTATAGACAATGCCTgggcctgccccctcctcctccatggAAGCTCGGATGACACAGAGGCTGACATGTTAGGGCTGGTGGCTTCGGGAACTCCTGCGGTGGCCAGAGTTGTGACTCGTGCCCTCCTCAGTCACCTGGCTGGGCCCCAGACCCAGGTCCAGCACCAGCGACGGCAGGGACCGACACGGAGCACTAGCGTTTGTGGCCAAGGGACCCTGCTCCAGGTGGCTGTCCAGGCAGAGCATGCCCATGTCTCCAGTGTCCCCAGCAGCTGCTGCACTGTCCAGGGGTTCTAA
- the GGT6 gene encoding glutathione hydrolase 6 isoform X1, translated as MEQEARPVLYRQLLLWDPSLGSEDDEDDEEETSELVVSNSWRPHNSLGRNEVGRLPGAWARLGAALLLLVTGFSLAARQLYIRGDPTGSQGSAAPRPGGHSHAPGVYHHSAIISPAAMCSHLGRELLIAGGNVVDAGVGAALCLAVVHPHTTGLGATFWALFHNSSSGSPTALMPGPAQPLAPGLQLPSALPSLRLLHARFGRLPWPRLLGGPASLAQDGFLVDTALATALAARGTKGLCPLLCHADGTPLGPGARATNPKLAAVLRLAAQAPDLAGDALLSLLVRDLGLRRPQSRPLPTLEPAVQQAIPQGILSTTPGPSACPELLAMVGAALHSGEPSPDPCPARSPAPVGPVGTVLATVDSGGSVLLLTSSLSSPFGSGRLSPSTGVLLSDLGAKPIDNAWACPLLLHGSSDDTEADMLGLVASGTPAVARVVTRALLSHLAGPQTQVQHQRRQGPTRSTSVCGQGTLLQVAVQAEHAHVSSVPSSCCTVQGF; from the exons ATGGAACAGGAGGCAAGGCCCGTGCTCTACCGACAGCTGCTGCTCTGGGACCCCAGCTTGGGGTCTGAGGATGATGAGGACGATGAGGAAGAGACCTCTGAGCTGGTCGTTTCGAATTCCTGGAGGCCCCACAACTCCTTGGG CAGGAACGAGGTTGGCAGGCTGCCCGGGGCCTGGGCTCGCCTCGGCGCCGCCCTGCTGCTGCTGGTCACTGGCTTCTCCCTGGCTGCGAGGCAACTCTACATCAGGGGTGACCCTACAGGAAGCCAGGGCTCAGCAGCCCCCCGGCCTGGCGGGCACTCCCATGCCCCTGGTGTGTACCACCACAGTGCCATCATCAGCCCGGCAG CCATGTGCTCCCACCTGGGCCGAGAGCTGCTCATCGCCGGGGGCAACGTCGTGGACGCGGGAGTGGGAGCAGCTTTGTGTCTGGCGGTGGTGCACCCTCACACCACGGGGCTAG GTGCCACGTTCTGGGCCCTCTTCCACAACAGCTCCTCGGGCAGCCCAACTGCCCTGATGCCGGGCCCTGCGCAGCCCCTGGCCCCCGGCCTGCAGCTGCCGTCCGCCCTGCCCAGCTTGCGCCTGCTGCACGCGCGCTTCGGCCGCCTGCCGTGGCCACGGCTGCTGGGGGGTCCTGCCTCGCTGGCTCAAGATGGCTTCCTGGTAGACACAGCCCTGGCCACAGCTCTGGCAGCCCGGGGCACAAAGGGCCTCTGTCCACTACTGTGCCATGCTGATGGAACCCCCCTGGGCCCCGGGGCCCGAGCCACCAATCCCAAACTTGCTGCCGTGCTGCGCCTAGCGGCCCAAGCCCCAGACCTGGCCGGGGATGCCCTACTGAGCCTGCTGGTCAGAGACCTGGGGCTGCGGAGGCCCCAATCCAGGCCCCTGCCCACCCTAGAGCCCGCGGTGCAGCAAGCCATACCCCAAGGCATCCTGTCTACCACCCCTGGCCCCTCAGCCTGCCCAGAGCTGCTGGCGATGGTAGGGGCAGCCCTGCACTCAGGAGAGCCCAGCCCCGACCCCTGCCCGGCACGCTCACCAGCTCCCGTGGGCCCTGTGGGCACTGTCCTGGCCACTGTAGACAGCGGTGGCTCGGTGCTGCTCCTTACCTCCTCACTCAGCAGCCCCTTTGGCTCCGGACGCCTGTCCCCTAGCACTGGGGTTCTCCTTAGTGACCTGGGGGCCAAGCCTATAGACAATGCCTgggcctgccccctcctcctccatggAAGCTCGGATGACACAGAGGCTGACATGTTAGGGCTGGTGGCTTCGGGAACTCCTGCGGTGGCCAGAGTTGTGACTCGTGCCCTCCTCAGTCACCTGGCTGGGCCCCAGACCCAGGTCCAGCACCAGCGACGGCAGGGACCGACACGGAGCACTAGCGTTTGTGGCCAAGGGACCCTGCTCCAGGTGGCTGTCCAGGCAGAGCATGCCCATGTCTCCAGTGTCCCCAGCAGCTGCTGCACTGTCCAGGGGTTCTAA
- the GGT6 gene encoding glutathione hydrolase 6 isoform X2: MEQEARPVLYRQLLLWDPSLGSEDDEDDEEETSELVVSNSWRPHNSLGNEVGRLPGAWARLGAALLLLVTGFSLAARQLYIRGDPTGSQGSAAPRPGGHSHAPGVYHHSAIISPAAMCSHLGRELLIAGGNVVDAGVGAALCLAVVHPHTTGLGATFWALFHNSSSGSPTALMPGPAQPLAPGLQLPSALPSLRLLHARFGRLPWPRLLGGPASLAQDGFLVDTALATALAARGTKGLCPLLCHADGTPLGPGARATNPKLAAVLRLAAQAPDLAGDALLSLLVRDLGLRRPQSRPLPTLEPAVQQAIPQGILSTTPGPSACPELLAMVGAALHSGEPSPDPCPARSPAPVGPVGTVLATVDSGGSVLLLTSSLSSPFGSGRLSPSTGVLLSDLGAKPIDNAWACPLLLHGSSDDTEADMLGLVASGTPAVARVVTRALLSHLAGPQTQVQHQRRQGPTRSTSVCGQGTLLQVAVQAEHAHVSSVPSSCCTVQGF, from the exons ATGGAACAGGAGGCAAGGCCCGTGCTCTACCGACAGCTGCTGCTCTGGGACCCCAGCTTGGGGTCTGAGGATGATGAGGACGATGAGGAAGAGACCTCTGAGCTGGTCGTTTCGAATTCCTGGAGGCCCCACAACTCCTTGGG GAACGAGGTTGGCAGGCTGCCCGGGGCCTGGGCTCGCCTCGGCGCCGCCCTGCTGCTGCTGGTCACTGGCTTCTCCCTGGCTGCGAGGCAACTCTACATCAGGGGTGACCCTACAGGAAGCCAGGGCTCAGCAGCCCCCCGGCCTGGCGGGCACTCCCATGCCCCTGGTGTGTACCACCACAGTGCCATCATCAGCCCGGCAG CCATGTGCTCCCACCTGGGCCGAGAGCTGCTCATCGCCGGGGGCAACGTCGTGGACGCGGGAGTGGGAGCAGCTTTGTGTCTGGCGGTGGTGCACCCTCACACCACGGGGCTAG GTGCCACGTTCTGGGCCCTCTTCCACAACAGCTCCTCGGGCAGCCCAACTGCCCTGATGCCGGGCCCTGCGCAGCCCCTGGCCCCCGGCCTGCAGCTGCCGTCCGCCCTGCCCAGCTTGCGCCTGCTGCACGCGCGCTTCGGCCGCCTGCCGTGGCCACGGCTGCTGGGGGGTCCTGCCTCGCTGGCTCAAGATGGCTTCCTGGTAGACACAGCCCTGGCCACAGCTCTGGCAGCCCGGGGCACAAAGGGCCTCTGTCCACTACTGTGCCATGCTGATGGAACCCCCCTGGGCCCCGGGGCCCGAGCCACCAATCCCAAACTTGCTGCCGTGCTGCGCCTAGCGGCCCAAGCCCCAGACCTGGCCGGGGATGCCCTACTGAGCCTGCTGGTCAGAGACCTGGGGCTGCGGAGGCCCCAATCCAGGCCCCTGCCCACCCTAGAGCCCGCGGTGCAGCAAGCCATACCCCAAGGCATCCTGTCTACCACCCCTGGCCCCTCAGCCTGCCCAGAGCTGCTGGCGATGGTAGGGGCAGCCCTGCACTCAGGAGAGCCCAGCCCCGACCCCTGCCCGGCACGCTCACCAGCTCCCGTGGGCCCTGTGGGCACTGTCCTGGCCACTGTAGACAGCGGTGGCTCGGTGCTGCTCCTTACCTCCTCACTCAGCAGCCCCTTTGGCTCCGGACGCCTGTCCCCTAGCACTGGGGTTCTCCTTAGTGACCTGGGGGCCAAGCCTATAGACAATGCCTgggcctgccccctcctcctccatggAAGCTCGGATGACACAGAGGCTGACATGTTAGGGCTGGTGGCTTCGGGAACTCCTGCGGTGGCCAGAGTTGTGACTCGTGCCCTCCTCAGTCACCTGGCTGGGCCCCAGACCCAGGTCCAGCACCAGCGACGGCAGGGACCGACACGGAGCACTAGCGTTTGTGGCCAAGGGACCCTGCTCCAGGTGGCTGTCCAGGCAGAGCATGCCCATGTCTCCAGTGTCCCCAGCAGCTGCTGCACTGTCCAGGGGTTCTAA
- the SMTNL2 gene encoding smoothelin-like protein 2 isoform X1, with protein MEPGSDAEEARTVREALGRYEAALEGAVRALHEDMQGLQRGVERRVAEALRLAGPLARTVADLQRDNQRLQAQLERLTRQVEALGTGPSPAAGTPGTPSPPPGVPGRAPRLGTARFASHATFSLSGRSQSLDHQDEAGEPEARRALDAYVVENGHQPGAGLGDGPPETAQTFLAPQPPKPRPMSLSLRLPHQPVTAVTRVSERFSGETSATALSPTSAAVLGGPSLSPSEPTTAWTPGPSAEKSPCVPRSGAGYGAALAGRDGDSPTLATPPRSPPSPPPPATTQARRRELVRSQTLPRTSGAQARKALFEKWEQDTAGKGKGEARAKLKRSQSFGVASASSIKQLLLEWCRKKTLGYQHVDLQNFSSSWSDGMAFCALVHSFFPDAFDYSALSPAQRQKNFELAFSMAENLANCERLIEVEDMMVMGHRPDPMCVFTYVQSLYNHLRRFE; from the exons ATGGAGCCGGGCTCCGACGCCGAGGAGGCGCGCACGGTGCGGGAGGCGCTGGGCCGCTACGAGGCGGCGCTGGAGGGCGCGGTGCGCGCGCTGCACGAGGACATGCAGGGGCTGCAGCGCGGCGTGGAGCGGCGCGTGGCCGAGGCGCTGCGCCTGGCCGGCCCGCTGGCGCGCACCGTGGCCGACCTGCAGCGCGATAACCAGCGGCTGCAGGCGCAGCTCGAGCGCTTGACGCGGCAGGTGGAGGCTCTGGGGACCGGGCCGTCCCCCGCGGCCGGCACTCCGGGCACGCCCAGCCCTCCGCCCGGTGTCCCCGGCCGCGCACCCCGCCTGGGCACCGCGCGCTTCGCTAGCCACGCCACCTTCTCGCTGTCCGGCCGCAGCCAG AGCCTGGACCACCAGGACGAAGCTGGTGAACCAGAGGCGCGGAGAGCCTTGGATGCGTATGTCGTCGAGAATGGGCACCAGCCAGGGGCAG GTCTGGGTGATGGACCCCCGGAGACTGCCCAAACCTTCCTGGCACCACAGCCTCCGAAGCCGCGTCCCATGAGCCTCTCCTTGCGGCTGCCCCACCAGCCCGTCACAGCTGTCACGCGGGTCTCGGAGAGGTTCTCGGGGGAGACCTCGGCCACAGCTCTCTCTCCCACGTCCGCCGCCGTCCTGGGGGGTCCCAGCCTGAGCCCCAGTGAGCCCACCACGGCCTGGACTCCCGGTCCCAG CGCAGAGAAGAGCCCTTGTGTCCCGCGGTCCGGTGCCGGCTATGGGGCAGCGCTGGCAGGCAGGGATGGTGACAG CCCAACCCTGGCAACACCACCCCGGTCGCCCCCATCCCCCCCGCCGCCAGCCACGACCCAGGCCCGGCGCCGGGAGCTGGTGAGGTCGCAGACACTGCCCCGCACATCGGGGGCGCAGGCCCGGAAGGCCTTGTTTGAGAAGTGGGAGCAGGACACCGCGGGCAA GGGCAAAGGGGAGGCGCGGGCCAAGTTGAAGCGGTCCCAGAGCTTCGGGGTGGCCAGCGCCAGCAGCATCAAGCAGCTCCTGCTGGAGTGGTGTCGTAAGAAGACGCTTGGCTACCAG CACGTGGACCTGCAGAACTTCTCCTCCAGCTGGAGCGACGGGATGGCCTTCTGTGCCCTGGTGCACTCCTTCTTCCCTGACGCCTTTGACTACAGTGCCCTGAGCCCCGCGCAGCGGCAGAAGAACTTTGAGCTGGCCTTCTCCATGGCTGA